From the genome of Vitis riparia cultivar Riparia Gloire de Montpellier isolate 1030 chromosome 2, EGFV_Vit.rip_1.0, whole genome shotgun sequence:
ATCTGTCATTGATGCTGATCAGCCACAGACAATTCCTAGTCATGAGTAAGCATTATGCTAGTgtaaaacttaaatataaaacaagatTACAAGTAATTGCATTAAGGcaatttttccccttttaagttgatttaataTAACTAGGGTACAACATCACCAAAAAAGGCTTTAAGAGTTCTTACTACAATTTGACTAAGTGAGCTTTTGTCTATTCAGAAAAATCTTGTACAAAACAATTAGTGATGGTTCGGCTGATGGATCATGGTTGAATTGAATCTTACATCTAGTAGATTGTGATTACATCTAAAAATTTAGGCttgctaatttttttcattgtgcTTATTTAGCAATTCCAACTAGAGAATCTTCATGCTCTTTTACTATTGTATCTCTATTTACATGGAACATGAATTTTTGATTCAGCTCTTTTTTAAACAGCCAGATATTCtggtttggggatttaaactaCCGTCTCAATATGTTGGACGCAGAGATAAGGAAGCTTGTTGCTAAGAAAAAGTGGGATGAACTTATCAACTGTGATCAGGTGAGACACATAAATCTAAACTATTTCAACCTGATTAGGGACTCATTGGAATAGGAAGCTGTTCAAGGGAAACCCATGTTTGTGTCCACAACAACCAATACCATTGACAAATCCAAGCATAAATCTgacattttttcaatttatgtcAATAGCAAAgccattattttttatgatctATACATGAATTAATGGTGGTTTTCACAGAAACAAATCTTGTTAAGGGGTTCTTTTGGATATTCTCCTAGAAGGTTTTCATTCCCACAAGAAAAATGTGCCTTTTCTtgtaattaagaaaagaaaattaatgacaaCATGATGCGTATGGCAGCTGAGCAAAGAGCTAAGGAGTGGCCATGTATTTGAGGGATGGAAGGAGGGGGTGATAGACTTCCCACCCACATACAAGTATGAAATCAACTCTGATAGATACGTCGGAGAAAACCCAAAAGAGGGAGAGAAGAAAAGATCTCCAGCATGGTATGTACAACTTCCTTGGAACAAGCAATTTTACATTATCCTGAATTAGAGAAGAGATTAGTGGAAAATATTGGTTGCACTCTTTTGTTGCTCTCACCAATTAACCGTTCTAATCAAGATATCCTGGCAACACTAATGATAATCTTTTGCTAACATGTACTTTCACTATCATGCAGGTGTGATAGAATACTATGGTTAGGGAAAGGCATAAAGCAGCTCTGTTACAATCGAGCAGAGATAAGAGTTTCAGATCATCGTCCTGTTAGTTCAAATTTCATGGTTGAGGTTGAAGTTTTTGACCATCGGAAGCTTCAGAGGGCTCTCAAACCCACCGATGCAAGAGTACACCCTGAGATTTTCCTTGATCAATAGCAGATAATAGGTAATCATTTTCATATAGCATTGATCATATAATCCATGTTATGTGCCTTGATCATGTTTTATAATCATAATCATGAAGCTCTGCACTAAAAGGTAGTGAGATGACAAAGAGGAAATCACTAAGCAATGCCTATGAATGCTATACCCCAATGACCTGAAACTGAAATTTCTGCATCATTGGCCATATATTTGTAAATCCCCATTAAAGAATGCAGGAGTTATGAATCACTCCATTCTTCTCTTTTCTGCtcgtatttttaaattttttactgtTTCTCTATGTGATTCTCCTCATATAACCCATGTCTGAAGAGACTGCTGAGCAGTGAGGATAAAATCAGTTTCCAAAGCATAAATTTAAGTTTGTAGATGGTGCTGAAGTTTTTAACACCTTGATGTTCttatattttgaagaatatCAAGTCATAAATACTGACGATCATATGGATTTGCCATTGAATCAGGGATTATTTCAAACAGGATCGAGGGTGCTAACCATTTTGACAAGCCTAGCATATTGATGATGCCCCATTTGACAGATGGATTTCAAACTTCTTTAGGATGAAGCCCTtgaatatcattattatcagaCAACCATGCACAAAATCTTCGATGTTTTCCACCTTTTCTAGTTGATAACAAGGATTAGATGCAGTCTGAGACGGAGTGTTCATGAGAATTTGTATTCTTAACATGTGAATTATTTTGTGTTAAGGGGTGAATGTATACGGCTATGACTATACAATAAATTTTCTCCCAGGAGAGCCTTGTAACAATTCTGTTTAGTTGGTCTATTGATTTTGGTTGTTGTAAAAACGTCAGGGAAACATTCTGTGATTAATATAACGTGCGAGTTTTGGTCACTGTCTTGTTACTTCATTTTGATAGCTTGGCTGCAGCTAATTCTCCCGTGTCCATAGATTAGAATggtacaataaggaaagaaaaaaaggagaacaAAGGCAAAAGAAACCACAGTCAAAGCAAGCATTACCATAAGAGCCCTTATCTTGTACTCAAAAAACTTTCAAACTAGTTCAGATTAGGACTCTGGGGTTCAAGCCCTACACTTTACTGGCAAGGACTGAATCCTATTTTGtggatttttaataaacttgagGGCATTTTTTAAACAAGCCCTGTGATGcatatcattttcctttcatgTATAGCCAGACCTGCCCTTCATGTCTTCACCAAATAGTTGCCTTGTGAGAGCAGTTTTCAatattggaaaaacaaaaagaagattaGGTTGGGTTAGTTGTATCAACTttgattaaaacattaaaagaattattctAGTTAAGTAGGTTTGAAAACGAGGGAAAGAGAAAACATAGGAAAACAGTGCAAGCAAACATATCTTTGCTGACCTATATCCTATACATAGGGTTGTTTATACTAATTTCTTTTCCTACACCATTCTCTCTGACTCTTGCCCATTACCTACAGGTTTTTGCTTTTCTGGTTATCATCCATGGAGTTTATGAGAATACTGTTGAGTATACTGGTTCTGATATTCCATGGCAATACTGGAGTTTTGAGCGAGGCCGGGTTTCTTGTTCTTGATTACTACAAAGAAGCATGCCCTTTAGTCGAAGAGATTGTGAGACGTAATGTTGAGATTGCAGTGCTTAGAGATCCTCGCATGGCTGCCTCACTCCTTCGCTTACATTTTCATGACTGTTTTGTTATGGTCAGGCCTCTCTTTCCATCTCATTTCCGCGCATACACACACAGTCATGCATGTTAATTGGAAACAAAACACTACAGAGTACTGTTTGGATCCTTTCTTATAGACTGCTGCTAGtttttttcttggttattcAGTGATGATCACAACCATGGTTTTCTTGTTATCTTCTTTCTGGGCAGGGATGCGATGCCTCTATTCTTCTGGACACCTTTGGGGATATGGTAAGTGAAAAACAAGCTGGGCCTAACCTGAACTCGGTACGAGGATTTGGGGTGATCGACAATATCAAGCACTTGGTAGAAGAGGCATGCCCATACACAGTCTCATGTGCTGATATTCTAGCCATAGTTGCTCGTGATGCTGTTGTATTGGTACAGATCTCTATCAACTCTCTCTCCATGAGCTAGCAACAACTGCAATTTAATTTACCATTCTAATCAATCTCTCTAACCTCTGAATGATTCTGCAACTTTCATGTACTTTCTTATTTGCATGTGctatttcttttgcaaaagaGGGGAGGGCCTAGATGGGAGGTTTGGCTAGGCAGGAAAGACTCATTGAAAGCAAGCTTTGATGGAGCCAACCAGTTCATACCTGCTCCAAATTCCTCACTAGAGACACTCATCGCCAATTTTAAGCAACAGGGTCTCGACACAGGAGACTTGGTTACTTTATCTGGTGAGTATTCAAACATCATCAGTGATCAAACTATGCCTCCAAGCTAACAAATCAATGTTGCAGTCTATACAGTCTTGCACAAAGCTTGGAATGTTACAACCATTTGGCCTTTGGTTGTTTGCTATATAATTCTGATTGTTTCTACCATTTTCCCAGAAGCCAAATAGAtgttttcctttcaaatttttctttccttttctttggaAACATCTATAGCACATTGACATCTACCAGTGCTTGTCAACAGGTAGCCACACAATGGGAAAGGCCAGGTGCGTAAGCTTCAGGCAGAGAATCTACGAGAAGAGCACAGAAGAAAACTTTGATTATTACAAGAGATACACAACATTTAGAAGGATCTTACGGTCCATATGCCCAGAATCAGGGAAAGACGATGCACTGGGAGCACTTGATTTCAAGACTCCTACAAGATTCGACAACTTATACTTCCATAATATTATTGAAGGAAAAGGTTTACTACAATCAGATAATGTGTTGGTGAGGGAAGATCTTGAAGGGGAGATAAGAGAGCAAGTGCGGGCATATGCTTCTGATCAACAACTTTTCTTTGCTTCATATGTGAATTCAATTGTGAAGATGGGAAACATCAATGTACTCACAGGGAATGAAGGAGAAGTTAGAAAAAATTGTAGGTTTGTGAATCCTTAGATGGGGTCCTGATAAGTGAATATTGAAggtatgtttgataatgattctagaaagtgttttttgtctttgaaaaaaaaaaaaattatatttcaagtactagaaaaattagaaacacttcttagaaTCATTACCACAAAAGCtctaaaattattgatttattaattgTAAATCGGAGAAAGGGAAAGGTTATTGGCTCTTGTTTTTAGGCTAGGTTAAAACTTACAACCTAGCCCATATATATTAATCAAATCTCCCCATTTTATTGGTAGGTGAGAAATATCTCGAGATGTAatgtgtatttatttttttattttttttaaatttacaaaaatataataattttgtatttaagAAATATAGTTAGCTGTGGCTTGGGTCCTCTTCTATTTACTATTGTTATgtatagaaaacataaatatttttcaattatattttaaatttctataaaTATGAAACATGGTTGGTAGTTGTAAATTCGtttcttcttttaaaattacaaaaaaaaaaaaaaaaaaaaaaaaaaaaaaaaaaacaccaaaatgtttgataaattatgtagcaaatttttttaagtattccCCATCTTGTAAATAGAATGTAAAGTGGTCATTC
Proteins encoded in this window:
- the LOC117932624 gene encoding peroxidase 20, coding for MEFMRILLSILVLIFHGNTGVLSEAGFLVLDYYKEACPLVEEIVRRNVEIAVLRDPRMAASLLRLHFHDCFVMGCDASILLDTFGDMVSEKQAGPNLNSVRGFGVIDNIKHLVEEACPYTVSCADILAIVARDAVVLRGGPRWEVWLGRKDSLKASFDGANQFIPAPNSSLETLIANFKQQGLDTGDLVTLSGSHTMGKARCVSFRQRIYEKSTEENFDYYKRYTTFRRILRSICPESGKDDALGALDFKTPTRFDNLYFHNIIEGKGLLQSDNVLVREDLEGEIREQVRAYASDQQLFFASYVNSIVKMGNINVLTGNEGEVRKNCRFVNP